One Pseudomonas abieticivorans genomic region harbors:
- a CDS encoding phosphomannomutase yields the protein MYPPIVTQCFKAYDIRGQVPEQLNEDIAYRIGRSLVAELQGKSFVVGQDMRLESPPLATALMRGITDAGANVIDIGLCGTEEVYFATSHYKVDGGVMITASHNPKGYNGMKLVKAESRPISGDTGLDAIRLRVEQGSLGDEALSKGEVRQAFDKTAYIDHLLTYVDVAALKPLKILADPGNGAAGPVLKLLAARLPLQWVLINEEPDGHFPNGVPNPLLPENRELTRQALLANGCDMGLAWDGDFDRCFFFDAEGRFIEGYYLVGLLAEMLLKQHPGSKIIHDPRLTWNTIEQVEQAGGIAVQSKTGHAFIKERMRQEDAVYGGEMSAHHYFRDFAYCDSGMIPWLLVAALMSETGKTLAQLVDERIDAYPCTGEINYRVADVRATLNKIRAHFEPRALDVDETDGVSMAFHTWRFNVRGSNTEPLLRLNIEARGASEQLNRLLFDVESLIEVAP from the coding sequence ATGTACCCTCCCATCGTTACGCAATGCTTCAAGGCCTATGACATTCGTGGTCAGGTCCCTGAGCAACTCAACGAAGACATTGCCTACCGCATCGGTAGGTCGCTGGTCGCCGAACTACAGGGCAAGTCCTTCGTGGTAGGTCAAGACATGCGCCTGGAAAGCCCGCCGCTGGCTACAGCACTGATGCGCGGCATCACTGATGCCGGCGCCAACGTCATTGATATCGGCTTGTGTGGTACTGAAGAAGTCTACTTCGCCACAAGCCACTACAAGGTCGATGGCGGCGTCATGATCACCGCCAGCCACAATCCGAAGGGTTACAACGGCATGAAGCTGGTCAAGGCCGAGTCGCGCCCGATCAGTGGCGACACGGGCCTGGACGCCATCCGGCTGCGCGTCGAACAGGGCAGCCTGGGCGACGAAGCGCTCAGTAAAGGTGAGGTACGGCAAGCTTTCGACAAGACGGCCTACATCGATCACCTGCTAACTTATGTCGACGTCGCGGCGCTCAAGCCTCTGAAAATCCTTGCCGACCCTGGCAATGGTGCTGCCGGTCCGGTGCTCAAGTTGCTCGCCGCGCGTCTACCGCTGCAGTGGGTACTCATCAACGAAGAGCCGGACGGTCACTTCCCTAACGGCGTACCCAATCCGCTGCTGCCGGAGAACCGTGAACTGACCCGTCAGGCACTACTAGCCAACGGCTGCGACATGGGCCTGGCGTGGGATGGTGACTTCGACCGCTGTTTCTTCTTCGACGCAGAAGGCCGCTTCATCGAGGGTTACTACTTGGTGGGCCTGCTGGCCGAGATGCTGCTCAAACAACACCCCGGCAGCAAGATCATCCACGATCCACGCCTGACCTGGAACACCATCGAGCAGGTCGAGCAGGCTGGCGGTATCGCCGTGCAAAGCAAGACCGGGCACGCGTTCATCAAAGAGCGTATGCGCCAGGAAGACGCGGTGTATGGTGGCGAGATGAGTGCGCACCACTATTTTCGGGATTTTGCGTACTGCGACAGCGGAATGATTCCGTGGTTGTTAGTAGCGGCGTTGATGTCCGAAACTGGCAAGACACTTGCGCAGTTGGTTGATGAGCGGATTGACGCCTACCCATGTACCGGCGAAATCAATTATCGGGTCGCGGATGTTCGCGCGACCCTGAATAAAATTCGCGCTCATTTCGAACCGCGCGCGCTAGATGTTGATGAGACAGATGGCGTCAGCATGGCGTTCCATACCTGGCGCTTCAACGTCAGGGGCTCCAATACCGAGCCATTGCTGAGGCTGAATATCGAGGCCCGTGGCGCTTCGGAGCAATTGAATCGCCTGCTGTTTGACGTCGAGTCCTTGATAGAGGTTGCCCCATGA
- a CDS encoding mannose-1-phosphate guanylyltransferase/mannose-6-phosphate isomerase: MELIPVILSGGVGSRLWPVSREAHPKPFMALPDGQNLIQKTFLRAAKLEGVVEVLTVTNRELLFKTEDEYRAINSNGLAQGYILEPFGRNTAAAVAAAALQLKAVHGPDAHMLVLAADHLIQDEAAFASAVAKAVNLAAKGWLVTFGIQPQYPETGFGYIEAAKGETLEGGLQVERFVEKPDLKTAESYVAAGNYFWNSGMFCFRVGTVIDELEKHAPDVVAAVAQTLEQSRRTTAAGYSCLALDADTFANVPDISIDYALMERSDKVATIPCDIGWSDIGSWNAVSDLTAPDDLGNRFEGEVFAHGSRNNYVNSEGRLTALVGVEDLLVIDTPDAVLIAHKDHAQDVKHIVGQLKAKGHHLHLLHRTVHRPWGTYTTLENGERFKIKRIVVKPGASLSLQMHHHRSEHWIVVSGMAVVVNDTQELMLNTNESTFIRAGHKHRLKNPGVIDLVLIEVQSGDYLGEDDIVRFEDNYGRVDK; the protein is encoded by the coding sequence ATGGAATTGATCCCGGTAATTCTCTCCGGTGGCGTGGGTAGCCGCTTGTGGCCAGTGTCTCGTGAGGCTCACCCAAAGCCTTTCATGGCATTGCCTGACGGGCAGAATCTGATTCAGAAAACCTTCCTGCGTGCGGCGAAGCTTGAAGGCGTGGTTGAAGTGTTGACCGTCACCAATCGCGAGCTTCTGTTCAAGACCGAAGACGAATACCGCGCTATCAACTCGAACGGCCTGGCTCAGGGTTATATCCTCGAGCCGTTCGGCCGTAACACGGCCGCAGCAGTAGCGGCCGCCGCACTGCAACTCAAGGCGGTGCATGGCCCCGACGCGCACATGTTGGTGCTGGCCGCCGATCACCTGATTCAGGACGAAGCTGCCTTCGCCAGTGCCGTTGCCAAAGCGGTAAACCTGGCGGCCAAGGGCTGGCTGGTCACATTCGGTATTCAGCCGCAGTATCCTGAGACTGGCTTCGGTTACATCGAGGCCGCCAAAGGTGAAACGCTGGAAGGTGGCTTACAGGTCGAGCGTTTTGTAGAAAAGCCTGATTTGAAAACAGCCGAGTCGTACGTTGCCGCCGGCAATTACTTCTGGAACTCGGGCATGTTCTGCTTCCGTGTCGGTACCGTAATCGACGAGTTGGAGAAGCACGCCCCGGATGTCGTCGCAGCAGTAGCCCAAACGTTGGAGCAATCACGTCGCACAACCGCTGCCGGCTACAGCTGCCTGGCACTGGACGCCGACACCTTTGCCAACGTACCGGACATCTCGATCGACTATGCATTGATGGAGCGCTCCGACAAGGTTGCGACCATTCCATGCGACATCGGTTGGAGCGATATCGGCTCTTGGAACGCCGTCAGCGACCTAACGGCGCCGGATGACTTGGGTAACCGTTTCGAAGGCGAAGTGTTTGCTCATGGTTCACGCAACAACTACGTCAACAGCGAAGGCCGTCTGACTGCTTTGGTTGGCGTAGAAGACCTGCTGGTGATCGATACACCCGACGCCGTGCTAATCGCGCACAAAGATCACGCCCAGGATGTGAAACACATCGTCGGCCAATTGAAGGCTAAGGGGCATCACCTGCACCTGCTGCACCGTACGGTGCACCGCCCCTGGGGCACCTACACTACCCTGGAAAACGGCGAGCGCTTCAAGATCAAGCGCATCGTGGTCAAGCCTGGTGCCTCGCTTTCGCTGCAAATGCACCACCATCGCAGCGAACACTGGATAGTTGTCAGTGGTATGGCCGTGGTCGTCAACGACACTCAGGAACTGATGCTTAACACCAACGAATCCACTTTCATTCGGGCAGGTCACAAACACCGCCTGAAGAACCCGGGTGTGATTGATTTGGTACTGATCGAAGTGCAGAGCGGCGATTACTTGGGCGAAGACGATATTGTTCGCTTCGAAGATAATTACGGCCGCGTCGACAAGTAA
- a CDS encoding DUF1049 domain-containing protein, with protein MRNFKKLLLVLIVLAVVAVALLFVLENQQGVALVFLGWAGPQLPVSVLVLGALLVGLAVGPVLGAIVVARRPRLKVSKAA; from the coding sequence GTGCGTAATTTCAAAAAGCTGCTGCTGGTGTTGATAGTACTGGCGGTCGTGGCGGTAGCGTTGCTGTTCGTGCTGGAAAACCAGCAGGGCGTGGCGTTGGTGTTCCTGGGCTGGGCGGGGCCGCAGTTGCCGGTGTCGGTGCTGGTGCTGGGGGCGCTGCTGGTGGGGTTGGCGGTGGGGCCGGTGTTGGGGGCGATTGTGGTGGCGCGTCGGCCTAGGTTAAAAGTCAGCAAGGCGGCGTAG
- the ihfB gene encoding integration host factor subunit beta — protein MTKSELIERIVTHQGLLSSKDVELAIKTMLEQMSQCLATGDRIEIRGFGSFSLHYRAPRVGRNPKTGQSVSLDGKFVPHFKPGKELRDRVNEDEEGEVHA, from the coding sequence ATGACGAAGTCGGAACTGATCGAACGTATTGTCACCCATCAAGGGCTGCTTTCATCCAAGGATGTGGAGCTGGCCATTAAGACCATGCTCGAGCAGATGTCCCAGTGCCTGGCCACTGGCGACCGCATCGAAATCCGCGGCTTCGGCAGCTTCTCGCTGCACTACCGCGCCCCCCGCGTGGGCCGCAACCCCAAGACCGGTCAATCGGTCAGCCTGGACGGCAAGTTCGTACCACACTTCAAGCCAGGCAAAGAACTGCGCGACCGAGTGAACGAAGACGAAGAGGGTGAAGTCCACGCTTAA
- the rpsA gene encoding 30S ribosomal protein S1: MSESFAELFEESLKTLNLQPGAIITGIVVDIDGDWVTVHAGLKSEGVIPLEQFYNEAGELTIKVGDEVHVALDAVEDGFGETKLSREKAKRAECWIVLEAAFAAEEVVKGVINGKVKGGFTVDVNGIRAFLPGSLVDVRPVRDTTHLEGKELEFKVIKLDQKRNNVVVSRRSVLEAENSAEREALLESLQEGQQVKGIVKNLTDYGAFVDLGGVDGLLHITDMAWKRIKHPSEIVNVGDEIDVKVLKYDRERNRVSLGLKQLGEDPWVAIKARYPESTRVMARVTNLTDYGCFAELEEGVEGLVHVSEMDWTNKNIHPSKVVQVGDEVEVMVLDIDEERRRISLGIKQCKSNPWEDFSGQFNKGDKISGTIKSITDFGIFIGLDGGIDGLVHLSDISWNEVGEEAVRRFKKGDELDTVILSVDPERERISLGIKQLESDPFSEYVMVNDKGAIVRGIVKEVDAKGAIITLADDIEATLKASEISRDRVEDARNVLKEGEEVEAKIISVDRKSRVIQLSVKSKDVEDEKEAIQSLRDKPAASDIAAGPTTLGDLLRAQMEKQN; the protein is encoded by the coding sequence ATGAGCGAAAGCTTTGCGGAACTCTTTGAAGAAAGCCTGAAAACCCTCAACCTTCAACCAGGTGCGATCATCACCGGTATCGTTGTCGATATCGACGGTGACTGGGTTACTGTCCACGCCGGTCTGAAGTCCGAGGGCGTCATCCCGCTCGAGCAGTTCTACAACGAAGCTGGCGAACTGACCATCAAGGTCGGTGACGAAGTTCACGTTGCGCTGGACGCGGTCGAAGACGGCTTTGGCGAAACCAAGCTGTCCCGTGAAAAAGCCAAGCGCGCTGAGTGCTGGATTGTTCTGGAAGCTGCTTTCGCCGCTGAGGAAGTGGTCAAGGGCGTTATCAACGGTAAGGTTAAAGGCGGCTTCACTGTCGACGTTAACGGCATCCGTGCGTTCCTGCCTGGTTCCCTGGTTGATGTCCGCCCAGTGCGCGACACCACCCACCTGGAAGGTAAAGAGCTCGAATTCAAGGTCATCAAGCTGGACCAGAAGCGCAACAACGTTGTCGTTTCCCGTCGCAGCGTCCTGGAAGCCGAGAACTCGGCCGAGCGCGAAGCTCTGCTGGAATCCCTGCAGGAAGGTCAGCAAGTCAAAGGTATCGTCAAAAACCTCACCGATTACGGCGCATTCGTCGATCTGGGTGGCGTCGATGGCCTGCTGCACATCACCGACATGGCTTGGAAGCGTATCAAGCACCCATCGGAAATCGTCAACGTTGGCGACGAGATCGATGTCAAGGTTCTGAAATACGATCGCGAGCGCAACCGTGTTTCCCTGGGCCTGAAGCAACTGGGCGAAGACCCATGGGTTGCTATCAAGGCACGTTACCCAGAAAGCACCCGCGTAATGGCGCGTGTAACCAACCTGACCGACTACGGCTGCTTCGCAGAGCTGGAAGAAGGCGTGGAAGGCCTGGTACACGTTTCCGAAATGGACTGGACCAACAAAAACATCCACCCTTCGAAAGTCGTACAAGTCGGCGACGAAGTGGAAGTTATGGTTCTGGACATCGACGAAGAGCGTCGTCGTATCTCCCTGGGCATCAAGCAGTGCAAATCTAACCCATGGGAAGATTTCTCTGGCCAGTTCAACAAGGGCGATAAAATCTCCGGCACCATCAAGTCGATCACAGATTTCGGTATCTTCATTGGTCTGGACGGCGGCATCGACGGCCTGGTTCACCTGTCCGACATCTCCTGGAACGAAGTGGGCGAAGAAGCCGTACGTCGTTTCAAGAAGGGCGACGAGCTGGACACCGTTATCCTGTCCGTAGATCCAGAGCGCGAGCGCATTTCCCTGGGCATCAAGCAACTGGAAAGCGATCCGTTCTCTGAGTACGTGATGGTCAACGACAAAGGCGCTATCGTTCGCGGTATCGTTAAAGAAGTTGATGCCAAGGGCGCAATCATCACCCTGGCCGATGACATCGAAGCTACTCTGAAAGCCTCCGAAATCAGCCGTGACCGCGTTGAAGACGCGCGCAACGTTCTGAAAGAAGGCGAAGAAGTAGAAGCCAAGATCATCAGCGTTGACCGCAAGTCGCGCGTGATCCAGCTGTCCGTCAAGTCGAAAGACGTTGAAGACGAAAAAGAAGCAATCCAAAGCCTGCGCGACAAGCCAGCTGCTTCGGACATCGCTGCAGGCCCAACCACTCTGGGTGACCTGCTGCGTGCTCAAATGGAAAAGCAGAACTAA
- the cmk gene encoding (d)CMP kinase, producing MNVAPVITIDGPSGSGKGTIAGILAKQLGWNLLDSGALYRLLAFNAGNHGVDLTNEELLKQLAAHLDVQFIAATDGHPQRIILEGDDVSTAIRNERVGAGASQVAALPAVREALLQRQRAFQEQPGLVADGRDMGTVVFPAAPLKIFLTASAEERARRRYLQLKAAGDDVSLSSLLDEIRARDERDTQRAVAPLKPAADAIQLDSTELSIEQVLQRIMSEIALRDIAG from the coding sequence GTGAATGTTGCGCCAGTAATAACTATTGATGGGCCAAGCGGTTCGGGCAAAGGCACCATCGCCGGGATCCTGGCCAAGCAGTTGGGCTGGAACCTGCTGGACTCCGGCGCCCTTTATCGGCTGCTGGCGTTCAATGCCGGCAACCACGGTGTAGACCTGACCAACGAAGAGCTGCTCAAGCAGCTTGCCGCTCATCTGGATGTGCAGTTTATCGCGGCGACCGACGGTCATCCGCAGCGCATCATTCTTGAGGGCGACGACGTCAGCACCGCCATCCGCAACGAGCGGGTCGGTGCCGGCGCTTCGCAGGTTGCCGCGCTGCCTGCGGTGCGCGAGGCCCTGCTGCAGCGCCAGCGCGCGTTCCAAGAGCAGCCGGGCCTGGTGGCCGATGGGCGTGACATGGGTACCGTGGTGTTCCCAGCCGCCCCGCTGAAAATATTCCTCACCGCCAGCGCCGAGGAGCGTGCCCGTCGCCGTTACTTGCAGTTGAAGGCCGCCGGCGATGATGTTAGTCTGTCGAGTCTGCTAGATGAGATACGTGCGCGTGATGAACGCGACACCCAGCGAGCGGTAGCCCCGCTCAAGCCGGCGGCTGACGCCATACAGCTGGATTCCACGGAATTGTCCATCGAGCAGGTGTTGCAACGCATCATGAGCGAGATCGCACTCCGCGATATCGCCGGGTGA
- a CDS encoding bifunctional prephenate dehydrogenase/3-phosphoshikimate 1-carboxyvinyltransferase codes for MIGRLVVIGLGLIGGSFAKGVRESGLCREVVGMDLDPQSRLLAVELGVVDRCEEDLALACQGADVIQLAVPILAMERLLGKLAALDLGTAILTDVGSAKGNVVRAARQVFGNNLARFVPGHPIAGSEQSGVEASNAELFRRHKVILTPLPETEPSALQVVDTLWRALGADVEHMQIQRHDEVLAATSHLPHLLAFGLVDSLAKRNENLDIFRYAAGGFRDFTRIAGSDPVMWHDIFLANREAVLRTLDTFRSDLDALRDAVDAGDGHQLLGVFTRARVAREHFGKILARRAYVEKMSTNDLVFLGQPGGSLKGRVRVPGDKSISHRSIMLGALADGTTEVDGFLEGEDALATLQAFRDMGVVIEGPHHGRVTIHGVGLHGLKAPPGPIYLGNSGTSMRLLAGLLAAQTFDSVLTGDASLSKRPMNRVANPLRDMGAVIETAADGRPPLTIRGGQALKGFNYTLPMASAQVKSCLLLAGLYAQGRTSVTEPAPTRDHTERMLRGFGYPVSVTGPSASVESGHTLHATRIEVPGDISSAAFFLVAASIAEGSDLVLEHVGINPTRTGVIDILRLMGADITLVNPREVGGEPVADLHVRAAALKGIDMPLALVPLAIDEFPVLFVAAACAQGRTILRGAQELRVKESDRIQVMADGLLALGVKCEPTADGIVIDGGPIAGGEVHGHGDHRIAMAFSVAALRASAPIRIHDCANVATSFPNFLALCGQVGIRVSEEGKS; via the coding sequence ATGATCGGCCGTCTCGTGGTAATCGGCCTGGGCCTGATCGGCGGTTCATTCGCCAAGGGTGTACGCGAAAGCGGGCTGTGCCGCGAAGTGGTGGGGATGGACCTGGACCCTCAGTCGCGGCTGCTGGCCGTTGAATTGGGCGTGGTCGATCGCTGTGAGGAAGACCTCGCCCTGGCCTGCCAGGGGGCGGACGTGATCCAGCTGGCCGTGCCGATCCTGGCCATGGAAAGGCTGCTGGGCAAGCTGGCTGCACTCGATTTGGGCACGGCCATTCTCACTGACGTCGGCAGCGCCAAAGGAAACGTAGTGCGCGCGGCACGCCAGGTGTTTGGCAATAATCTTGCACGCTTTGTGCCTGGGCACCCGATTGCCGGGTCCGAGCAAAGCGGGGTCGAGGCCTCTAACGCCGAGTTGTTCCGTCGACACAAAGTCATCCTCACGCCATTGCCGGAAACCGAGCCATCTGCCCTGCAGGTCGTCGATACCCTGTGGCGGGCGCTGGGGGCAGACGTCGAGCACATGCAGATCCAGCGGCATGACGAAGTGCTGGCAGCCACCAGCCATCTGCCGCACCTGCTGGCGTTTGGCCTGGTCGATTCGTTGGCCAAGCGCAACGAAAACCTGGACATCTTCCGCTATGCCGCGGGAGGTTTCCGAGACTTTACCCGGATCGCCGGCAGCGACCCGGTGATGTGGCACGACATCTTCCTGGCCAATCGCGAGGCGGTGTTGCGCACGCTGGATACGTTCCGCAGCGACCTGGACGCCTTGCGCGATGCAGTCGATGCGGGGGATGGCCACCAATTGCTGGGTGTATTCACCCGTGCGCGGGTGGCGCGCGAACATTTTGGCAAGATCCTGGCCCGCCGGGCCTATGTGGAGAAGATGAGCACGAACGACCTGGTTTTCCTGGGCCAACCCGGAGGCAGCCTTAAAGGCCGCGTTCGCGTGCCCGGTGACAAGTCGATTTCCCATCGTTCGATCATGCTTGGCGCCCTGGCCGACGGCACCACCGAAGTGGACGGCTTCCTGGAAGGTGAAGATGCCCTGGCCACCCTGCAGGCATTCCGCGACATGGGCGTGGTCATCGAGGGCCCGCATCACGGCCGCGTGACCATCCATGGCGTCGGCCTGCACGGCTTGAAAGCGCCGCCGGGGCCGATCTACCTGGGTAACTCCGGTACGTCGATGCGCCTGCTGGCAGGGTTGTTGGCCGCACAAACGTTTGACAGCGTACTCACCGGCGATGCCTCGCTGTCCAAGCGCCCGATGAATCGCGTGGCCAACCCGCTGCGCGACATGGGCGCGGTCATCGAAACCGCTGCCGACGGTCGGCCACCGCTGACCATCCGTGGCGGCCAAGCGCTCAAAGGCTTCAACTACACCCTGCCCATGGCCAGCGCCCAGGTCAAATCCTGCCTGCTGCTGGCCGGCTTGTATGCCCAAGGCCGCACCAGCGTCACCGAGCCTGCGCCCACCCGTGACCATACCGAGCGCATGTTGCGTGGGTTCGGCTACCCGGTGAGCGTCACTGGCCCGAGCGCGTCGGTCGAGTCCGGGCACACCTTGCATGCCACCCGAATCGAAGTGCCGGGGGATATCTCCTCGGCGGCCTTCTTCCTGGTGGCGGCCTCGATCGCCGAAGGCTCGGACCTGGTGCTCGAACACGTGGGCATCAACCCGACGCGCACCGGGGTGATCGATATCCTGCGCCTGATGGGCGCTGACATCACCCTGGTCAACCCGCGCGAAGTAGGGGGCGAACCGGTTGCCGATCTGCACGTGCGGGCTGCGGCCCTCAAGGGCATCGACATGCCGTTGGCGCTTGTGCCGCTGGCCATCGACGAATTCCCTGTACTATTCGTCGCTGCGGCCTGCGCGCAAGGCCGTACTATTTTGCGCGGGGCGCAAGAATTGCGGGTCAAGGAATCGGACCGTATCCAGGTCATGGCCGACGGCCTGCTGGCACTGGGTGTGAAATGCGAACCAACGGCAGACGGCATCGTCATCGATGGCGGGCCGATCGCTGGCGGTGAAGTCCATGGCCACGGCGATCACCGTATTGCCATGGCCTTCAGCGTGGCGGCTCTGCGGGCCAGTGCGCCGATTCGCATCCATGACTGCGCCAATGTCGCCACCTCCTTCCCGAACTTCCTGGCCTTGTGCGGCCAGGTCGGGATTCGCGTATCTGAAGAGGGCAAGTCGTGA
- the pheA gene encoding prephenate dehydratase: MSDQELKALRVRIDALDEKILELISDRARCAEEVARVKMASLAEGEVPVFYRPEREAQVLKRVMERNKGPLSNEEMARLFREVMSSCLALENPLKVAYLGPEGTFTQAAAMKHFGHAVISKPMAAIDEVFREVVAGAVNFGVVPVENSTEGAVNHTLDSFLEHDMVICGEVELRIHHHLLIGENTKTDSITRIYSHAQSLAQCRKWLDAHYPNVERIAVSSNAEAAKRVKGEWNSAAIAGDMAASLYDLQRLAEKIEDRPDNSTRFLIIGSQEVPPTGDDKTSVIVSMSNRPGALHELLVPFHDNGIDLTRIETRPSRSGKWTYVFFIDFVGHHRDPLVKGVLEKISQEAVALKVLGSYPKAVL; encoded by the coding sequence ATGTCCGACCAGGAACTCAAGGCCCTGCGGGTCCGTATCGACGCCCTCGACGAGAAAATCCTCGAGCTGATCAGTGATCGAGCCCGCTGCGCCGAAGAAGTGGCGCGCGTGAAGATGGCATCCCTGGCCGAAGGCGAGGTGCCGGTGTTCTACCGGCCCGAGCGTGAAGCCCAGGTGCTCAAGCGCGTCATGGAGCGCAACAAGGGGCCTTTGAGTAACGAAGAGATGGCGCGGTTGTTCCGCGAAGTCATGTCTTCGTGCCTGGCGCTGGAAAACCCGCTGAAAGTCGCTTACCTGGGCCCTGAAGGCACCTTCACCCAGGCGGCGGCCATGAAGCACTTCGGCCATGCCGTGATCAGCAAGCCGATGGCGGCCATCGACGAAGTGTTTCGTGAAGTGGTGGCAGGGGCGGTGAACTTTGGCGTGGTCCCGGTGGAGAACTCCACCGAGGGCGCGGTCAACCACACCCTGGACAGCTTCCTGGAACACGACATGGTTATCTGCGGCGAAGTCGAGCTGCGTATTCACCATCACTTGCTGATCGGTGAAAACACCAAGACCGACAGCATCACCCGCATCTACTCTCACGCCCAGTCCCTGGCCCAGTGCCGCAAGTGGCTGGACGCGCACTACCCGAACGTGGAACGCATCGCGGTCTCCAGCAACGCCGAAGCCGCCAAGCGCGTGAAGGGCGAGTGGAACTCGGCCGCCATTGCCGGCGACATGGCTGCCAGCCTGTACGACCTGCAGCGCCTGGCCGAAAAGATCGAGGACCGCCCGGACAACTCCACGCGCTTCTTGATCATCGGCAGCCAGGAAGTGCCGCCCACCGGCGACGACAAGACCTCGGTCATCGTCTCCATGAGCAACCGCCCGGGCGCCCTGCACGAGCTGTTGGTGCCGTTCCACGACAATGGCATTGACCTGACCCGTATCGAGACGCGTCCGTCGCGCAGCGGCAAATGGACCTACGTGTTCTTCATCGATTTCGTCGGCCACCACCGCGACCCGCTGGTCAAGGGCGTGCTCGAGAAAATCAGCCAGGAAGCCGTCGCGCTGAAAGTGCTGGGCTCTTACCCCAAAGCGGTGCTTTAA
- the serC gene encoding 3-phosphoserine/phosphohydroxythreonine transaminase — translation MSNRAFNFCAGPAALPEAVLQRAQAEMLNWRGKGLSVMEMSHRSDDYMAIAEKAEQDLRDLMSVPSNYKILFLQGGASQQFAEIPLNLLPENGTADYIETGIWSKKAIEEARRYGSINVAASAKPYDYLAIPGQNEWKLTEGAAYVHYASNETIGGLEFDWVPQTGDVPLVVDMSSDILSRPCDVSQFGMIYAGAQKNIGPSGLVVVIIREDLLGRARSSCPTMLDYKVAADNGSMYNTPATYSWYLSGLVFEWLKEQGGVQAMEIRNRAKKDRLYGFIDASDFYTNPIAHNARSWMNIPFRLADERLDKAFLAGADARGLLNLKGHRSVGGMRASIYNALGLDAVEALVAYMAEFEKENA, via the coding sequence GTGAGCAACCGAGCCTTTAACTTCTGCGCAGGTCCTGCTGCGCTTCCTGAAGCTGTTCTGCAGCGCGCCCAGGCCGAGATGTTGAACTGGCGTGGCAAAGGCCTCTCCGTCATGGAGATGAGCCATCGCAGCGACGACTACATGGCCATTGCCGAAAAGGCCGAGCAAGACCTGCGCGACCTGATGTCGGTGCCGTCCAACTACAAGATCCTCTTCCTGCAAGGCGGCGCCAGCCAGCAGTTTGCCGAGATCCCGCTCAACCTGTTGCCAGAAAACGGCACCGCCGACTATATCGAAACCGGTATCTGGTCGAAGAAGGCCATCGAGGAAGCGCGTCGCTACGGCAGCATCAACGTGGCTGCCAGCGCTAAGCCCTACGACTACCTGGCCATCCCAGGTCAGAACGAGTGGAAGCTGACCGAAGGCGCCGCCTACGTTCACTACGCCTCCAACGAAACCATCGGCGGCCTGGAATTTGACTGGGTACCGCAGACCGGTGACGTTCCGTTGGTGGTCGACATGTCCTCCGACATCCTCTCGCGCCCGTGCGACGTGTCGCAGTTCGGCATGATCTACGCCGGTGCCCAGAAGAACATCGGCCCGAGCGGCCTGGTGGTGGTGATCATCCGCGAAGACCTGCTGGGCCGCGCTCGCAGCAGTTGCCCGACCATGCTCGACTACAAGGTGGCGGCCGACAACGGCTCGATGTACAACACCCCGGCCACCTACTCCTGGTACCTCTCGGGCCTGGTGTTCGAGTGGCTCAAGGAGCAGGGCGGCGTCCAGGCCATGGAAATCCGCAACCGCGCGAAAAAAGACCGTTTGTACGGTTTTATCGACGCCAGCGACTTCTACACCAACCCGATCGCGCACAACGCCCGTTCGTGGATGAACATACCGTTCCGCCTGGCCGACGAGCGCCTGGACAAGGCCTTCCTGGCCGGTGCCGACGCCCGTGGCCTGCTCAACCTCAAAGGCCACCGTTCAGTGGGCGGCATGCGTGCCTCCATCTACAACGCCCTGGGGCTGGACGCGGTTGAAGCGCTGGTGGCCTACATGGCCGAATTCGAGAAGGAAAACGCCTGA